Proteins found in one Asterias amurensis chromosome 13, ASM3211899v1 genomic segment:
- the LOC139946481 gene encoding uncharacterized protein gives MPVSTGTPPLVPSSPALLVQSPLMSTVPFQPVSTGTLPWVSSPASLASCTTSTVPFQPVSTGTLPWVSSPASLAYCTTSTVPTQPVSTGTLASVSSPAKLTQSPVCSHFTLSTPKMARMKFPVFSGDLKDYKRFRDLFIHCSTGLTEIECFYQLTESMSNARERDKIRGCINTERAWQVLDECYGDQDKVVDSLLKDLDNLKPYESKGRTNLSAMNSFVQTLRTFETRAETVGLSGELNSKIMLSQIKQKLPEEHRIAYYKSVRDDHTEDSLTGLVKWLYRQLLLLEKAKPAGVDSPSTPPPQQYRMSKSSNSATVNESQQYQPGKDRRPGFVKCALHPDTCTHFLKTCNKFKSLPQKEKYEIMRKNNICFRCGHNS, from the coding sequence ATGCCTGTGAGCACAGGAACTCCCCCATTGGTACCATCCAGTCCAGCGCTACTGGTACAGTCACCTTTGATGTCAACAGTTCCTTTCCAGCCTGTGAGCACAGGAACTCTGCCATGGGTGTCCAGTCCGGCATCACTAGCATCTTGTACGACATCAACAGTTCCTTTCCAGCCTGTGAGCACAGGAACTCTGCCATGGGTGTCCAGTCCGGCATCACTGGCGTATTGTACGACATCAACAGTTCCTACCCAGCCTGTGAGCACAGGAACTCTAGCTTCAGTATCCAGTCCGGCCAAGTTAACACAATCTCCTGTGTGCAGCCACTTTACTTTATCCACTCCAAAGATGGCAAGAATGAAATTTCCAGTATTCAGTGGCGACTTAAAAGACTACAAGCGGTTCAGGGATTTGTTCATCCACTGTTCTACAGGCCTAACAGAGATAGAATGTTTCTACCAGCTAACAGAGTCAATGTCCAATGCCAGAGAACGCGACAAGATAAGAGGTTGCATCAATACAGAGCGAGCCTGGCAAGTACTGGACGAGTGCTACGGCGATCAAGACAAAGTTGTAGACAGCCTACTGAAGGACCTTGACAACCTAAAGCCATATGAAAGCAAGGGCAGAACAAACCTTTCTGCCATGAATTCCTTTGTCCAGACACTCCGAACATTTGAGACCCGAGCAGAGACTGTCGGCCTCTCCGGTGAGCTGAATAGTAAAATTATGCTGAGCCAAATTAAACAGAAGCTACCAGAGGAGCATCGTATCGCCTACTATAAGAGCGTGCGAGATGACCACACTGAGGATTCCCTCACCGGACTTGTCAAGTGGTTGTATAGACAGCTACTATTACTGGAGAAGGCGAAGCCGGCCGGTGTGGATAGTCCATCGACCCCTCCACCACAACAATACAGAATGTCCAAGTCTTCAAATAGTGCCACAGTAAATGAGTCCCAGCAGTACCAGCCCGGCAAGGATAGACGGCCAGGGTTTGTTAAGTGTGCCCTACACCCTGATACATGCACGCATTTCCTGAAAACCTGCAACAAGTTTAAGAGCCTACCACAGAAAGAGAAGTAcgaaataatgagaaaaaacaATATCTGCTTTCGTTGTGGGCACAACTCCTGA
- the LOC139946242 gene encoding uncharacterized protein: MKEANYRALYPRSLGISDAAISVKNLVGGGKITRKLRLLECHIEDVGGTWSCPLAVTEIDQPCGDTPIILPEHLHQYNHLSEVDIPIAPSETIDVLLGVDNTHLMIWEDYILGGKSNEPVAVRSPFGWFIQAIGPIEEFIGLESVGLEPRRCKCSTDLLNECATKAMEQSVTQLPDGSYEIQLPWKKSPKDLPDNYVFAVKRQKSLENQFRNRPKEWETYCKQMTEQLQRGVSRKFSKEELQRDRDAGMKMWFLPHFAVTNDSKTTPVRVVYDAKARYQGCSLNDYLIKGENINSDLFEVALRFRENEVGIIADISKMFQAIKIKPDDARFHRFVFRENSNHPIQVYELTTVTFGDKPSPTAAIVTLIIHVVAVHAPSDDHMKKLVVDKFYMDDLNESVVDTKEALNLKSKLTKTLQKGNFAIRKWQSNEEEVCDSTEDNKLAVALGTKWYLKKDTLRVKEVKPLQNTPTKRNILGQTATYYDVFDWDTPLNKKGELYAILEEINRDLEETISISIPRCLIPESYRGTRPLPEVSLHGVSDASEDAMGIGVWLRWSHPNETEAQLSFVCARARLTPLKQSSIPRKELQAILLVSRLMLTVRNALRLKIAYSKIWTDSMTALSWLRGQSKSFRSYVAYRVGEITSEFDPVKDIAYVPSDLNVIDLVSRGGTAAEMRQVIEGPGYLKLPPASWPKTPENTASTRSQCCV, translated from the exons ATGAAAGAAGCAAACTACAGGGCACTCTACCCACGGTCATTGGGTATCTCCGATGCGGCAATATCCGTCAAAAA TCTCGTTGGTGGCGGAAAAATCACCAGAAAATTAAGACTGTTGGAGTGTCACATCGAAGACGTTGGAGGAACCTGGTCATGCCCATTGGCCGTCACTGAAATTGATCAACCCTGCGGTGACACTCCGATAATACTACCGGAACATCTCCATCAGTACAACCATCTCTCTGAAGTTGACATTCCCATTGCCCCATCAGAGACCATCGATGTACTACTTGGTGTTGACAACACACACCTGATGATCTGGGAAGACTACATCCTTGGTGGAAAGTCCAATGAACCTGTAGCTGTCAGATCCCCTTTTGGCTGGTTCATTCAAG CTATCGGACCAATAGAAGAGTTCATCGGCCTGGAGAGTGTTGGCCTTGAGCCAAGAAGGTGTAAATGCTCTACCGACCTCCTCAACGAATGCGCAACCAAAGCCATGGAACAGAGTGTGACCCAACTCCCAGATGGTTCGTATGAGATTCAACTTCCGTGGAAGAAGTCGCCCAAAGATCTTCCGGACAACTATGTTTTTGCAGTAAAAAGGCAGAAGAGCCTAGAGAATCAGTTTAGGAATAGGCCCAAGGAATGGGAAACCTACTGCAAGCAAATGACGGAGCAACTTCAGAGAGGAGTTTCTAGAAAATTCTCAAAGGAAGAGTTGCAACGAGACAGAGATGCTGGGATGAAGATGTGGTTCCTACCTCATTTTGCTGTCACCAATGACTCAAAGACAACTCCTGTCAGAGTAGTATACGATGCGAAGGCAAGGTACCAGGGTTGCTCATTGAATGACTACCTCATCAAGGGTGAGAATATCAACTCTGATCTGTTTGAGGTTGCACTCCGATTCCGAGAAAACGAAGTGGGCATAATTGCAGATATCAGCAAGATGTTTCAAGCCATCAAAATCAAACCTGACGACGCCCGCTTCCACCGATTTGTCTTTCGAGAGAATTCTAATCATCCAATCCAAGTATACGAATTGACAACAGTCACCTTTGGGGACAAGCCATCTCCAACTGCCGCTATTGTCACCCTTATTATACACGTTGTAGCTGTTCATGCACCCAGTGATGACCACATGAAGAAATTGGTCGTGGACAAGTTTTACATGGACGACCTCAATGAATCCGTTGTCGACACGAAAGAAGCTCTCAATCTAAAGTCCAAACTGACGAAGACACTACAAAAGGGCAATTTCGCCATCAGAAAATGGCAATCTAACGAAGAGGAAGTGTGCGACAGTACAGAGGATAACAAGCTAGCAGTCGCTTTGGGGACTAAGTGGTATCTTAAGAAGGACACTTTGAGGGTCAAGGAAGTAAAGCCACTGCAGAATACACCTACCAAACGCAACATCCTTGGCCAAACAGCCACATACTATGACGTTTTTG ATTGGGACACCCCCCTCAACAAAAAGGGCGAGCTCTATGCCATACTAGAAGAGATCAACAGGGACCTTGAAGAGACGATCAGCATTTCAATTCCAAGATGTCTTATTCCGGAGTCCTACAGAGGAACAAGACCTTTGCCTGAAGTTTCTCTACATGGTGTAAGCGATGCCTCTGAAGATGCTATGGGTATAGGAGTGTGGCTGAGGTGGTCTCACCCAAACGAAACTGAGGCACAGCTGTCGTTTGTGTGCGCACGAGCTAGACTTACACCACTGAAGCAGTCGAGCATACCCAGAAAAGAACTTCAAGCAATCCTATTGGTATCAAGGCTGATGCTAACCGTTAGAAATGCTCTGCGGCTCAAGATAGCATACTCCAAGATATGGACGGACAGCATGACCGCCTTGAGTTGGCTCAGAGGACAATCTAAGTCTTTCCGCTCCTATGTCGCATATCGTGTTGGTGAGATCACTTCAGAGTTTGACCCCGTCAAGGATATTGCCTATGTGCCATCGGACCTGAACGTTATTGACCTGGTCTCGAGAGGTGGAACTGCAGCTGAGATGAGGCAAGTCATCGAGGGACCAGGATACTTGAAGCTGCCACCTGCATCTTGGCCTAAGACACCAGAGAACACCGCTAGCACTCGGAGTCAATGTTGTGTCTGA
- the LOC139946480 gene encoding uncharacterized protein encodes MVTARVLSLKQIPKTQWLKQLIQQISQWPSLKLVKEAELYWIRQAQRDINFQDPNIMKLDPFLDEDEQVYRVGGRVGRAPISLDVRHPYLLPKKSHISLLIVRDRHTHALHGGHLRTATEVRKKYWIVGDTNLSKNIVRNCVICRRHRSKPVQQKMADLPEFRVSSCSPPFKTTLVDYLGPVNIKLNRNTSTKGYCAVFTCSVTRAVHLTCVQDLSTPAFLQALERFVSMRGAPSTLVSDNGTCFRGADNTINELNLKFDQAQLRDHCQRFSTQWKFGPPGGPHHQGAVERMVQEVKKGMRHLVKADRLTFVEWETVFCQISGLINSRPLTGKSSSPLDHPPLTPNHFLIGRGDLPCPEVPCEEYVGNLQKRREICNAMVDGFLQRWMECIHKLSPRQKWQRSDENLQEGDIVIVISEDKKRGSWKMVS; translated from the coding sequence ATGGTCACTGCCAGAGTGTTGTCTTTGAAGCAGATCCCTAAAACCCAATGGTTGAAACAGCTCATCCAGCAGATTTCACAGTGGCCTTCCCTGAAGTTAGTCAAGGAAGCCGAGTTGTATTGGATTCGACAGGCACAAAGGGACATCAACTTCCAGGATCCCAACATCATGAAGTTGGATCCATTCTTAGATGAAGATGAACAAGTGTATCGGGTCGGTGGACGAGTTGGCAGAGCACCGATATCTCTTGATGTTCGACATCCATATCTCCTTCCTAAGAAGAGTCACATCAGCCTGTTGATTGTACGTGACAGACACACACATGCCCTTCATGGAGGTCACCTGAGAACTGCAACTGAGGTCAGGAAGAAGTATTGGATTGTTGGCGACACGAACCTCTCAAAGAACATTGTGCGCAATTGCGTCATTTGCAGGAGACACAGAAGCAAACCAGTCCAGCAGAAGATGGCTGACTTGCCAGAGTTTAGAGTGAGTTCTTGCTCGCCCCCTTTCAAGACTACTTTGGTGGACTACCTTGGACCAGTGAATATTAAGTTGAATCGAAACACTTCTACCAAAGGCTACTGCGCTGTGTTCACGTGTTCAGTGACTAGAGCTGTGCATTTGACATGCGTTCAAGATCTGTCAACACCAGCGTTCCTACAGGCCCTGGAAAGGTTCGTCAGTATGAGAGGGGCGCCATCTACTCTGGTCAGCGACAACGGTACTTGCTTCAGAGGAGCTGACAACACCATTAATGAGTTGAACTTGAAGTTTGACCAGGCTCAACTGAGGGATCATTGCCAAAGGTTTAGTACCCAGTGGAAGTTCGGACCTCCAGGAGGACCCCACCACCAAGGAGCTGTTGAACGCATGGTCCAGGAAGTCAAGAAGGGCATGAGACATCTGGTGAAAGCAGATCGTCTGACGTTCGTTGAGTGGGAGACTGTGTTCTGCCAGATATCCGGTCTCATCAACAGTCGACCCTTAACTGGCAAGTCTTCGTCACCGCTCGACCATCCACCACTGACACCAAATCACTTTTTGATTGGAAGAGGCGACTTGCCATGCCCCGAGGTTCCATGTGAAGAGTACGTGGGAAACTTACAGAAGCGCAGAGAGATCTGCAATGCGATGGTTGACGGATTTTTGCAACGCTGGATGGAGTGCATCCACAAGCTCTCCCCGCGACAGAAGTGGCAACGATCAGATGAGAACCTTCAGGAGGGAgacatcgtcatcgtcatcagTGAGGACAAGAAGCGTGGCTCCTGGAAAATGGTTTCCTAA
- the LOC139946244 gene encoding paraneoplastic antigen Ma3 homolog produces the protein MASTALRELGLDWCKKEDFRPIHSILLSSKLNTVPVGNNFLSLALGSVLPSVENFCRKDDKEHNRTLLLLDFAVPVSSLGLGPEIRLDLGVSQVVFSLTRLDDSASQSQRVSIRELRESGAIDAWRSNQATNSQNSAMFSNPSSPSPNSPTTTPSAYPTSSDFPQAFARCSLAANYRKLRCFSGLPSPARDEDPYLTWIDHVEGQMDEWQDLDDGEKRKRIREALRPPSLNIVNDLRRDDPDATALDYLKALDVAFGDTSSDDELFIKFHSMRQKEGDSPSKFLTSLQDCLRRAIRRGVIPHEKANKVRLSQFIKGILFDEMLLVNLHLRDQLDRPPSSLTLLSRVRKQEEETLAKQTSRRETAPLPLPAQFLQHAVQPHNERHQQQPKPKPRQNHQKEDDKGTLLDFCFGCGEVGHIRRRCPNPSSPDAVNQKLIRFILSGQSGNGQGRQQRGSQVSYKSQQTPM, from the coding sequence ATGGCTAGCACAGCCCTCCGAGAACTAGGTTTAGACTGGTGTAAGAAGGAGGATTTTAGACCGATTCACTCAATTCTGTTATCAAGTAAACTCAACACTGTCCCAGTGGGAAATAATTTTCTGTCATTGGCACTTGGTAGTGTCCTTCCTTCTGTCGAGAATTTCTGTAGAAAGGATGACAAAGAACATAACCGTACCCTCCTACTCCTTGACTTTGCTGTTCCTGTTTCTTCTTTGGGACTTGGGCCCGAGATCCGTCTTGATCTAGGGGTTTCCCAAGTTGTTTTCAGTTTGACACGGCTAGATGATTCTGCATCTCAGAGCCAACGTGTCAGCATCAGGGAGCTCCGAGAGAGCGGTGCCATAGATGCATGGCGTTCCAATCAGGctacaaattcacaaaattctgctATGTTTTCTAACCCTTCTTCCCCTAGTCCAAATTCTCCAACAACAACTCCCTCTGCTTATCCAACTTCTTCAGATTTTCCACAGGCATTTGCTCGCTGCTCCCTTGCAGCTAACTACCGTAAGTTGCGATGTTTTTCTGGTTTACCTTCGCCTGCTCGTGACGAGGATCCATACCTTACATGGATTGACCACGTCGAAGGCCAAATGGACGAATGGCAGGATCTTGATGATGGTGAGAAGAGGAAACGGATCCGTGAAGCTCTTCGGCCACCCTCTCTCAACATCGTCAATGATCTTCGCCGTGATGACCCAGATGCAACAGCACTAGACTACCTCAAGGCCCTCGACGTGGCATTTGGTGATACGTCATCCGACGATGAATTGTTTATAAAATTCCACAGCATGAGACAGAAAGAGGGAGACTCTCCATCGAAATTTCTGACTTCTTTACAAGATTGTTTGAGGAGAGCCATCCGTCGAGGAGTGATTCCCCATGAGAAAGCGAACAAGGTTCGTTTATCTCAGTTCATAAAGGGAATCCTCTTCGACGAGATGCTCCTCGTCAATCTACATCTAAGAGACCAACTAGACCGCCCTCCCTCCTCCCTGACTCTCCTTTCCCGAGTGCGGAAACAAGAAGAGGAAACCTTAGCAAAACAGACCAGCCGTAGAGAGACAGCTCCACTACCTCTACCGGCACAATTTCTCCAGCATGCTGTACAACCACATAACGAAAGACATCAACAACAGCCGAAGCCGAAACCAAGACAAAACCACCAGAAGGAGGATGACAAGGGCACACTACTAGATTTCTGCTTCGGATGTGGTGAAGTGGGCCACATCCGCCGAAGGTGTCCAAACCCGTCAAGTCCCGACGCTGTCAATCAGAAGTTAATTAGATTCATTCTGTCTGGGCAGTCGGGAAACGGACAAGGACGCCAGCAGCGGGGAAGCCAGGTGTCCTACAAAAGCCAACAAACCCCAATGTAA